A region of bacterium DNA encodes the following proteins:
- a CDS encoding CPBP family intramembrane glutamic endopeptidase, with the protein MGGARPGEWGAALLAVCGCVALAVRPPGSFSAVLVTGAVGAVGALAPLRRDEVERPRGTRWLVAVGMGITAFAIGRWLRVAVAPAPVTTLAVGASLLAAAAEELFFRRFVYGWLIRWGAWLAVGGSAMAFAIVHVPVYGVRALPIDLAAGVLFGWQRWAAGTWSASAVTHAAANLLQMS; encoded by the coding sequence GTGGGAGGGGCGCGCCCGGGAGAATGGGGGGCGGCGCTGTTGGCGGTCTGCGGCTGCGTGGCTCTGGCCGTTCGGCCGCCGGGGTCGTTCAGCGCGGTGCTGGTGACAGGCGCGGTAGGGGCAGTCGGGGCGCTCGCCCCCCTGCGGCGCGATGAGGTTGAACGGCCGCGAGGGACGCGCTGGCTGGTCGCCGTCGGAATGGGCATCACCGCGTTCGCCATCGGCCGGTGGCTGCGCGTGGCCGTGGCGCCTGCGCCCGTCACCACCTTGGCTGTGGGGGCAAGTCTGCTCGCCGCTGCGGCCGAGGAACTCTTTTTCCGGCGGTTCGTGTATGGCTGGCTGATTCGATGGGGGGCATGGCTCGCCGTGGGGGGGAGTGCCATGGCCTTCGCGATCGTGCACGTGCCGGTCTACGGGGTGCGAGCCCTGCCGATTGATCTCGCGGCAGGGGTGTTGTTCGGCTGGCAGCGCTGGGCGGCCGGTACGTGGTCCGCCTCAGCCGTCACGCATGCCGCGGCCAATCTCCTCCAGATGAGCTGA